One genomic region from Haloprofundus salinisoli encodes:
- a CDS encoding amino acid-binding protein yields the protein MSDGETPQPHTVRLELVDEPGQLLAALRPIADNGGNLLSIYHERGNLTPRGHIPVEVDLECPPDRFDTIVDALRENGVNVIQAGAERYGEQLTVLLVGHLVDTDLSDTLRSIEECANAALADLSVSAPEGRNEVSSARVRLATQAGKRGNVLAVVREIADRKDLRVVEPLAEGSA from the coding sequence ATGAGCGACGGCGAGACGCCGCAGCCGCACACGGTTCGGCTCGAACTCGTCGACGAGCCCGGCCAGTTGCTCGCGGCGCTGCGGCCCATCGCCGACAACGGCGGTAACCTGCTCTCCATCTACCACGAGCGCGGCAACCTCACGCCGCGCGGTCACATCCCCGTCGAAGTCGACCTGGAGTGTCCGCCGGACCGCTTCGACACCATCGTCGACGCGCTTCGAGAGAACGGCGTCAACGTGATACAGGCGGGTGCGGAGCGCTACGGCGAACAGTTGACCGTCCTTCTGGTCGGACACCTCGTCGACACGGACCTCTCGGACACGCTCCGGAGCATCGAAGAGTGCGCGAACGCGGCGCTGGCGGACCTCTCGGTGTCGGCACCCGAAGGCCGAAACGAGGTGTCGAGCGCCCGCGTCCGACTGGCGACCCAAGCGGGCAAACGTGGGAACGTCCTTGCCGTCGTCCGGGAGATCGCCGACCGGAAGGATCTCCGAGTCGTCGAACCTCTCGCGGAGGGGTCGGCGTGA